From the genome of Elusimicrobiota bacterium, one region includes:
- a CDS encoding transglycosylase domain-containing protein — protein MKKYVISTAILVLITGCYIVCSRIENSSFTSKRIYDRNMILMREICASEYGTAYPIKLSELPRYFIDAVIVTEDKRFYSHIGLDILAVLRAIKQNIYAHRVISGGSTITQQLVRNMYHYPRTVPAKVVETVRAVCIEIRYSKARILEEYLNRIPYGNGAYGVESAARLYFGKPAKDLSLAESAFLCAIPASNKLFNPYKKRNAVFTRQRYVLAQLYRTKKISETEYNIAGKEKLVLYLKEQKFIAPHFCNWVLEKYKNSVPDEIITTLDCDIQNKTEFIVKNHIARLKNANVNNAAVVVVENTTRDVIALVGSSDFFDELNSGQVNGALALRQPGSAIKPFVYGLAFEQGNTPADTISDIDSSIRINENSFFNPQNYDKKYHGPVRLRTALACSYNIATTNLAAMFGTEALLEVLHRARFDSLKNDAKFYGPGLCLGTGEVTLAELARAYCALAMGGRVKELRILKNEPSQEMGRVFKPETAYLLTDILSDNNAREPAFGEFSSLNLPFDCAVKTGTSKNFRDNWTVGYTPRYTVAVW, from the coding sequence ATGAAAAAGTATGTGATAAGCACTGCTATTCTGGTACTGATTACCGGTTGTTATATCGTGTGTTCCAGAATAGAGAACAGCAGTTTTACGTCTAAACGCATATATGATAGAAACATGATACTTATGCGGGAAATATGCGCGTCGGAATACGGTACGGCATACCCAATAAAACTTAGTGAACTACCGCGATATTTTATTGACGCGGTAATTGTAACGGAAGATAAACGGTTCTATTCGCATATCGGGCTCGACATTCTTGCGGTACTACGCGCGATAAAACAGAATATATATGCTCACCGGGTTATCTCCGGCGGGTCGACAATTACACAACAGCTGGTAAGAAATATGTACCATTATCCCAGGACGGTACCGGCAAAAGTGGTGGAAACCGTTCGTGCGGTATGTATAGAAATCAGGTATTCAAAAGCCAGGATTTTGGAAGAATATTTGAACAGGATACCGTATGGTAACGGCGCGTACGGCGTTGAATCCGCTGCACGGTTATATTTTGGTAAACCAGCAAAAGATTTGTCTTTAGCGGAAAGCGCGTTTTTGTGCGCGATTCCTGCGTCGAACAAGTTGTTTAATCCGTACAAAAAACGCAATGCTGTTTTTACCCGCCAACGTTACGTGCTTGCACAGTTGTACCGCACAAAAAAAATTTCTGAGACGGAATACAATATCGCAGGTAAAGAAAAGTTGGTGTTATACCTTAAAGAACAAAAGTTTATTGCACCGCATTTTTGTAATTGGGTACTTGAGAAATACAAAAACTCTGTACCTGATGAAATTATTACTACGCTGGATTGTGATATACAGAACAAAACAGAGTTTATTGTGAAAAACCATATTGCGCGCTTAAAAAACGCTAATGTCAATAACGCAGCGGTAGTAGTAGTTGAGAATACCACGCGTGATGTCATTGCGCTGGTCGGGTCATCAGATTTTTTTGATGAACTTAATTCCGGCCAGGTAAACGGTGCGTTGGCGTTAAGGCAGCCCGGGTCAGCAATAAAACCGTTTGTCTACGGCCTGGCGTTTGAACAGGGCAATACTCCGGCGGATACTATTTCGGATATAGATTCTAGTATTAGAATAAACGAGAACAGTTTTTTTAATCCCCAGAATTATGATAAAAAATATCACGGGCCGGTACGGTTGCGTACCGCACTAGCGTGTTCATACAACATTGCTACCACCAATCTTGCTGCTATGTTCGGGACCGAAGCGTTACTTGAAGTGTTACATCGTGCGAGATTCGATAGTTTGAAAAACGATGCAAAGTTTTACGGGCCCGGCCTGTGTTTAGGTACGGGCGAAGTGACATTAGCCGAGCTTGCACGGGCATACTGTGCGTTAGCTATGGGCGGTAGGGTTAAAGAACTGCGGATACTGAAAAATGAACCAAGCCAGGAGATGGGCCGTGTTTTTAAACCGGAAACCGCGTATTTGCTTACTGACATATTATCTGATAATAACGCACGGGAACCAGCGTTTGGCGAGTTCTCGTCATTAAACTTACCGTTTGATTGTGCTGTAAAAACCGGTACTTCAAAAAATTTTCGGGACAACTGGACCGTAGGATATACTCCGCGGTACACCGTTGCTGTATGGG